The following are encoded in a window of Deinococcota bacterium genomic DNA:
- a CDS encoding DMT family transporter: MAYELIFLAAALWGLIGLLTKGMLAAGIEPLEIAFWRAALSGLLFCAHAGLRGDLYLKRRRDSGFFLGFALVGILHYVSFILAVDHGGVNLAVVLLAAAPVFVVVGAWLLLREALTPLKLGLVLVTLLGVLLVSGGGGEGMTVSALAIFWGLLAAASHASLYLFDKWMLGRYSPVTICALLMPLGALMLGPLVTFSPKSLQVWGLLLLLVFFSTYVAYFLYYTGLKRIEASRAVLVTSVEPVIAATLAALVFGEHFGLLGYVGASSIVCAALLVSLLQGSLRNAAAVFARQSPLPPERS; the protein is encoded by the coding sequence ATGGCGTACGAGCTCATCTTCTTGGCGGCCGCACTCTGGGGGCTCATCGGCTTGCTCACCAAAGGGATGTTGGCAGCCGGCATCGAACCTTTGGAGATCGCCTTCTGGCGGGCCGCGCTGAGCGGGCTGCTCTTTTGCGCCCACGCGGGCTTAAGAGGAGACCTCTACCTGAAGCGACGCCGTGACTCAGGGTTCTTCCTCGGTTTTGCTCTCGTGGGCATCCTTCACTACGTGTCGTTCATCCTTGCCGTAGACCATGGCGGTGTGAACCTCGCGGTCGTCCTGCTCGCGGCAGCGCCGGTGTTTGTGGTGGTGGGCGCGTGGTTGTTGCTCCGAGAGGCTCTGACACCGTTAAAGCTCGGCCTGGTGCTCGTGACGCTGCTGGGGGTCCTCCTCGTCTCGGGTGGTGGGGGTGAGGGGATGACCGTCTCCGCCCTGGCCATCTTCTGGGGTCTTTTGGCAGCGGCAAGCCACGCCAGCCTCTACCTCTTCGACAAGTGGATGCTGGGCCGCTACAGCCCCGTCACCATCTGCGCGCTGCTCATGCCCTTGGGGGCGCTTATGCTAGGGCCGCTGGTGACGTTCAGCCCCAAGAGCCTGCAGGTGTGGGGGTTGTTGCTGCTGCTGGTGTTCTTTTCGACCTATGTGGCCTACTTTCTCTACTACACCGGCCTCAAGAGGATAGAAGCGTCACGGGCGGTGCTGGTGACAAGCGTCGAACCGGTCATCGCTGCCACCTTGGCTGCTCTGGTGTTTGGTGAGCACTTCGGCTTGCTCGGTTATGTCGGGGCGAGCTCGATCGTTTGTGCGGCGCTCCTGGTGTCCCTGCTGCAAGGAAGCTTGAGGAATGCTGCGGCTGTGTTCGCGCGCCAGAGCCCTCTACCCCCTGAGCGGTCCTGA